Proteins encoded within one genomic window of Dehalococcoidia bacterium:
- a CDS encoding ABC transporter ATP-binding protein yields the protein MVFIARLWPYLMRYRLRMSVGLLALAVAAGFFVLSPYILGAAIDDLREGVTTRKLFLYAGILIGLQLGDSACRYVTRVFVSGSSRHIEYDLRNDVYSHIQSLDQRFFHDNQTGDLMARVSNDVTTVREILGPGLMDLFRSALLFVAGLAIMLTIDVKLALLAAAPLPLITLMFVWVGQVVEKRYYAVQNRFGDLATFVQENFSGARVVKAYVQEENEAAAFERQTKEFEEANLHWARLSMALWPLLAVLIGVSTVIVLYVGAIEVKNGQITVGDFVAFNSYIVLLAMPMVNLGWTLNMYQQAAASMVRVEEVLSRKPLIVDAVDTQPVPPIRGSISFERVSFGYFNKPVLYDITLDVPAGTTLAVVGPTGCGKTTLVSLIARVYDVKSGRIAIDGHDVRHIPLQQLHEAVAFVPQESFLFSATIEENVAWGGDVGPESIGRAIQLSQLVNDLQQLPHGVHTMVGERGVSLSGGQKQRAAIARALAREAPTLILDDALSHVDAYTEERILAGLRGFIARRTAIIIAHRVSAVKWADQIVVIDDGRIIERGTHEELIARDGAYAQLDRRQRLEQQLSDEGIVMEDDE from the coding sequence ATGGTCTTTATCGCACGGCTCTGGCCGTACTTGATGCGTTATCGCCTCCGGATGTCGGTCGGGCTACTCGCCCTGGCTGTCGCCGCCGGATTCTTCGTGCTGTCGCCGTACATCCTCGGCGCCGCCATCGATGACCTTCGCGAGGGCGTCACAACCCGGAAGTTGTTCCTCTACGCGGGCATCCTGATCGGCCTCCAGCTCGGCGACAGCGCCTGCCGGTACGTCACGCGGGTCTTCGTGAGCGGGTCGTCCCGGCATATTGAATACGACCTGCGGAACGATGTGTATTCGCACATCCAGTCCCTGGACCAGCGGTTTTTTCATGACAATCAGACCGGCGACCTGATGGCGCGCGTTTCGAACGACGTCACGACCGTGCGGGAGATCCTCGGTCCGGGGCTGATGGACCTTTTCCGGTCGGCGCTCCTGTTCGTCGCCGGCCTGGCGATCATGCTGACGATCGACGTAAAGCTCGCCCTGCTGGCGGCGGCGCCGCTGCCCCTGATCACGCTGATGTTCGTCTGGGTCGGGCAGGTCGTGGAGAAGCGGTATTACGCCGTCCAGAACCGCTTTGGCGACCTGGCGACGTTCGTCCAGGAGAACTTCTCCGGGGCGCGCGTCGTGAAGGCGTACGTCCAGGAAGAGAACGAAGCTGCGGCGTTCGAGCGGCAGACGAAGGAATTCGAAGAGGCGAACCTCCACTGGGCGCGGCTTTCGATGGCGCTCTGGCCGCTGCTGGCCGTCCTCATCGGCGTGAGCACCGTGATCGTGCTGTACGTCGGCGCCATCGAAGTGAAGAACGGGCAGATCACCGTCGGCGACTTCGTGGCGTTCAACAGCTACATCGTCTTGCTGGCGATGCCCATGGTGAACCTGGGCTGGACGCTGAACATGTACCAGCAGGCGGCAGCGTCGATGGTGCGCGTGGAGGAGGTGCTGTCGCGCAAGCCGCTGATCGTCGACGCCGTGGACACGCAGCCAGTGCCGCCGATCCGGGGCAGCATCTCGTTCGAGCGCGTGAGCTTCGGCTACTTCAACAAGCCCGTGCTGTACGACATCACGCTGGATGTGCCCGCCGGGACGACGCTGGCCGTGGTCGGCCCGACGGGATGCGGCAAGACGACGCTTGTCAGCCTGATCGCCCGCGTGTACGACGTGAAATCGGGCCGCATCGCCATCGACGGGCATGACGTTCGCCACATCCCGCTCCAGCAACTGCACGAGGCAGTGGCGTTCGTGCCGCAGGAGTCGTTCCTGTTCTCCGCCACGATCGAAGAGAACGTCGCGTGGGGCGGAGACGTCGGACCGGAGTCGATCGGACGGGCGATCCAGCTCTCGCAGCTTGTGAACGACCTGCAGCAATTGCCGCACGGCGTGCACACGATGGTCGGCGAGCGCGGCGTGTCGCTGTCCGGCGGCCAGAAGCAGCGCGCGGCGATCGCGCGGGCGCTGGCGCGCGAGGCGCCGACCCTGATCCTCGACGATGCGTTGTCGCACGTCGATGCGTACACCGAGGAACGCATTCTCGCGGGGCTGCGCGGCTTCATCGCGCGGCGCACGGCGATCATTATCGCGCACCGCGTGTCGGCGGTGAAGTGGGCGGACCAGATCGTGGTCATCGATGATGGGCGGATCATCGAACGCGGCACGCATGAAGAGCTGATCGCGCGTGATGGCGCGTACGCGCAACTCGACCGCAGGCAGCGGCTGGAGCAGCAACTCAGCGACGAAGGCATTGTGATGGAGGACGACGAGTAG
- a CDS encoding ABC transporter ATP-binding protein, whose product MDVAGYHEDDDVIGKAYDRRLMGRLMEYMRPYAWRIIVALVLLLATTGLQLAQPLLIQQAIDRDVVRGETDDLWWITLLFVSTLVLLFVFRYAQAMFMVFVSQRVMNDIRMKLFRHLQRMSIAFYDKNPVGRLVTRLTNDITALNDLLTAGAITIIADLFMIVGVAIVLLVISWKLALITFVIMPVLAIVMRWFAVVMRNSFRKQRLHVARLNAFTAEHIAGMMLVQLFGRRQKDADEFRDHSGKLRDANMEVVYAYAAFEPVVAIVSAVTTGMVIVIGGQFVLDESLSIGRLVAFLQLVSMYYNPVREIADRFNILQSAMAALERIFTLLDQPEGVQDEEDAITLPERVQGEVEFDHVWFAYNEGTWVLRDVSFTIAPGERIAIVGATGAGKSSMVNLLLRFYDIQKGAIRLDGVDIAKAKQRSVRRHIGLVLQDPFIFTGTVAENIRLRDETIPMTQVRKAAQLVGADRFINELPMGYDHKLVERGGNLSTGQKQLIAFARSVAFDPEVMLVLDEATANIDSETEALIQESLERLTARRTSIIIAHRLATIRSADRIIVLNRGEILEEGTHDALLALRGRYYRLWLLQQRDVPADAVAPSGDGTRTAN is encoded by the coding sequence GTGGACGTCGCTGGTTACCACGAAGACGACGACGTTATAGGCAAGGCCTACGACAGGCGCCTGATGGGGCGCCTGATGGAATACATGCGCCCGTACGCGTGGCGCATCATCGTCGCGTTGGTGCTGCTGCTCGCGACGACGGGACTGCAGCTCGCCCAGCCGCTGTTGATCCAGCAGGCGATCGACCGGGACGTCGTACGCGGCGAGACCGACGACCTGTGGTGGATCACGCTGCTGTTCGTGTCAACGCTCGTGCTGCTGTTCGTCTTCCGCTATGCGCAGGCGATGTTCATGGTGTTCGTGTCGCAGCGCGTCATGAACGACATCCGCATGAAGCTGTTCCGCCATCTGCAACGGATGTCCATCGCCTTCTACGACAAGAATCCGGTAGGGCGGCTTGTCACGCGTCTGACGAACGACATCACCGCCCTCAACGACCTGTTGACGGCCGGCGCCATTACAATCATCGCCGACCTGTTCATGATCGTGGGCGTCGCGATCGTGCTGCTGGTGATCAGTTGGAAGCTGGCGCTGATCACGTTCGTGATCATGCCCGTGCTGGCCATCGTGATGCGGTGGTTCGCCGTCGTCATGCGCAACTCGTTCCGCAAACAACGCCTGCACGTGGCGCGGCTGAACGCGTTCACGGCCGAGCACATCGCCGGCATGATGTTGGTGCAGCTCTTCGGGCGCAGGCAGAAGGACGCAGACGAGTTCCGCGACCACAGCGGGAAGCTGCGCGACGCGAACATGGAGGTCGTGTACGCGTACGCCGCCTTCGAGCCGGTCGTGGCGATCGTCAGCGCGGTGACGACGGGCATGGTGATCGTCATCGGCGGCCAGTTCGTGCTCGACGAGTCGCTGAGTATCGGCCGGCTCGTCGCGTTCCTGCAGCTCGTGTCGATGTACTACAACCCGGTACGTGAGATCGCGGACCGCTTCAACATCCTGCAGTCGGCGATGGCAGCGCTCGAGCGGATCTTCACGCTGCTCGACCAGCCGGAAGGCGTGCAGGACGAAGAAGATGCGATCACGCTGCCGGAGCGCGTGCAGGGCGAGGTTGAGTTCGACCACGTGTGGTTCGCCTACAACGAGGGCACGTGGGTCCTGAGGGACGTGAGCTTCACGATCGCGCCCGGCGAGCGCATCGCGATCGTCGGTGCGACGGGCGCTGGCAAGTCGAGCATGGTCAACCTGCTGCTGCGTTTCTACGACATCCAGAAGGGAGCGATCCGCCTCGACGGCGTCGATATCGCGAAGGCGAAGCAGCGCTCGGTGCGCCGGCACATTGGTCTCGTCCTGCAGGATCCGTTCATCTTTACCGGCACGGTGGCCGAGAATATCCGGCTGCGCGACGAAACGATCCCTATGACGCAGGTGCGCAAAGCGGCGCAACTCGTCGGCGCCGACCGCTTCATCAACGAGTTGCCGATGGGATACGACCACAAACTCGTCGAACGCGGCGGCAACCTCAGCACCGGCCAGAAGCAACTCATCGCGTTCGCGCGGTCGGTGGCGTTCGATCCGGAAGTGATGCTGGTGCTGGACGAAGCCACCGCGAACATCGACTCCGAGACGGAGGCGCTGATCCAGGAAAGCCTCGAACGGCTGACGGCGCGGCGCACGAGTATCATCATCGCGCACCGATTGGCGACGATTCGCAGCGCCGACCGGATCATCGTGCTGAATCGCGGCGAGATCCTCGAAGAGGGCACGCACGATGCGTTGCTGGCGCTGCGCGGGCGCTACTACCGTCTCTGGCTGCTCCAGCAACGCGACGTGCCCGCGGACGCGGTGGCGCCCAGCGGTGATGGGACCCGGACGGCGAATTGA
- a CDS encoding lysylphosphatidylglycerol synthase transmembrane domain-containing protein: MRFWRAAQLALVLAFFAYLVVRTDLAAMRDAIANANASLIVVAALLTVPVALLFGVRSSFVLTRLGYRLSIQTALPIAIVGNVAGSLTPASSGEVLRGVLLRSRANVAARDGAALVLFERGLSVYVIALTTAAAALLLAVPLAWLPAILAAAAPLLVLPGMVLSIAARVLVRADETKPTSKIAFVRDGMERLVRLARDPALVVPWSAVTVGIFSITSLQYWLIARSLADDVAFHEAWIAFGASQLVGIVTLLPLGLGSSDAAVASLLRRFGLAFSEATSGAILVRAANTLPLIIVAFASYMYLQTQQVPEQRMTDDSRSSPDGSTVLRRH, encoded by the coding sequence GTGAGATTCTGGCGCGCGGCGCAACTCGCGCTAGTGCTGGCGTTCTTCGCGTACCTCGTCGTCCGCACGGATCTCGCTGCAATGCGCGACGCGATCGCCAACGCCAATGCATCGTTGATTGTTGTCGCAGCGCTCCTCACCGTGCCGGTGGCACTACTGTTTGGCGTGCGTTCGTCCTTCGTGCTGACGAGGCTCGGATATCGTCTTAGCATCCAAACGGCGCTCCCTATCGCTATCGTAGGTAATGTCGCCGGATCACTCACGCCGGCATCCAGCGGCGAGGTCCTGCGCGGCGTCCTCTTACGTTCGCGGGCCAATGTGGCAGCCCGTGACGGTGCCGCGCTCGTGCTCTTCGAGCGCGGCCTCTCCGTTTACGTCATCGCGCTCACAACCGCCGCTGCGGCACTGCTGCTAGCCGTGCCGCTTGCATGGTTACCGGCCATCCTTGCTGCGGCCGCTCCGCTGCTCGTCCTGCCCGGCATGGTGCTTTCGATCGCCGCGCGTGTACTCGTCCGCGCCGATGAGACAAAGCCAACCAGCAAGATCGCCTTCGTGCGAGATGGTATGGAACGCCTCGTGAGGCTCGCTCGCGACCCGGCGCTGGTAGTGCCCTGGAGCGCCGTCACGGTGGGCATATTCAGCATTACGTCACTGCAGTACTGGCTCATCGCGCGTTCGCTCGCAGACGACGTCGCCTTCCATGAAGCGTGGATCGCCTTCGGTGCGTCGCAGCTCGTCGGGATCGTCACGCTCCTGCCGCTCGGCCTCGGCTCATCCGATGCCGCCGTTGCGTCGCTCTTGCGCCGCTTCGGATTGGCCTTCAGCGAAGCCACGTCTGGTGCGATTCTGGTCCGCGCGGCGAACACGCTTCCGCTAATAATTGTCGCGTTCGCCTCCTATATGTACCTGCAGACGCAACAAGTCCCGGAGCAGCGAATGACGGACGATTCGCGCAGTTCCCCCGACGGCTCAACAGTTCTGCGCCGCCACTGA
- a CDS encoding glycosyltransferase family 2 protein, whose translation MNEPPVVSVIVLGWNGVGYVDECLTTLLDQDIGRPYEVLFIDNGSTDGTPDRAATYDDVQVHRLDRNYGYCIGNNIGFEHACGEYVVFLNQDVVLHRSWLRELLAAIEGDPSIQAAHANILQPWYPQFEAMERQQPVDAAYTADLSPLGYIRYRGIPLADRIVDTTFLHGVSIIARRSFIEDSGYAFDPDMFAYAEDLDLALRVIAAGYRTVAATRATVYHRHTLEARPSLRSFQKTVRIIRNRLLAMWKCSTWDEFIPLATLTVIGAPFNAAQFGTPAPRRVLHFLLLIPPALIAPFTALIMMPRLSSRRRRILTTRRVERHWLLRRLYGIGRRREVAPLARS comes from the coding sequence TTGAATGAGCCGCCCGTCGTAAGCGTGATCGTGCTTGGGTGGAACGGCGTCGGGTACGTCGACGAATGCCTGACGACCCTGCTTGATCAAGACATCGGCCGCCCCTACGAAGTGCTCTTCATCGACAACGGCTCGACGGACGGGACGCCTGATCGTGCCGCAACCTACGACGATGTGCAGGTACACCGGCTCGACCGGAACTACGGCTACTGCATCGGCAACAACATCGGGTTCGAGCACGCCTGCGGCGAGTACGTGGTGTTCCTGAATCAAGACGTCGTGCTGCACCGATCGTGGCTGCGCGAGTTGCTCGCGGCGATCGAAGGTGATCCCTCGATCCAGGCCGCGCACGCGAACATCTTGCAGCCGTGGTACCCCCAATTCGAGGCGATGGAACGACAACAGCCAGTCGATGCGGCGTACACCGCCGACCTGTCACCGCTCGGCTACATCCGTTATCGCGGCATTCCGCTGGCTGACCGGATCGTTGACACGACATTCCTGCACGGAGTCTCCATCATCGCTCGCCGGTCCTTCATCGAGGATTCGGGGTACGCCTTCGATCCGGACATGTTCGCGTATGCCGAAGATCTCGATCTTGCGCTTCGCGTCATTGCTGCTGGCTACCGGACCGTCGCTGCGACCCGCGCGACCGTCTATCATCGACACACCCTCGAGGCGCGCCCCTCGCTGCGATCGTTTCAGAAGACCGTGCGGATCATCCGCAACCGATTGCTGGCGATGTGGAAGTGCAGCACGTGGGACGAGTTCATCCCGCTCGCGACGCTTACGGTCATTGGCGCCCCGTTCAACGCAGCGCAGTTTGGCACGCCGGCGCCACGGCGCGTGTTACATTTCCTGCTGCTCATCCCGCCGGCGCTGATCGCGCCCTTCACCGCGCTTATCATGATGCCCAGACTTTCCTCCCGGCGGCGACGCATCCTCACCACCCGGCGTGTCGAACGGCACTGGCTGCTGCGACGCCTGTACGGCATCGGCCGCCGCCGCGAAGTGGCACCGCTGGCACGATCGTGA
- a CDS encoding class I SAM-dependent methyltransferase: MISLFAAHSSQGGKISRTIDSSIAGPLQHIHEHPELDAWDLRAIREVSPAHPRILDIGAGRGGFVMAARALGCDALGVDMEPTAPELWRSRGVWSVLGRAPELPFADASFDVVRLKEIIEHLDDPLATVRAAARLIAPGGCLIAHVPSVYSQFFPIGNFWDDYTHVRPFSRTGLERLFADGGLAVLRIEGYVAGRSPLERAAGKLLARVLPHTYRVIARRADPAASRGSP; encoded by the coding sequence GTGATCAGCTTGTTCGCCGCCCACTCCTCGCAGGGCGGGAAGATCTCGCGGACCATCGATTCCTCGATCGCCGGCCCCCTGCAGCACATTCATGAGCATCCGGAGCTTGATGCGTGGGATCTCCGCGCGATTCGGGAGGTCAGCCCCGCACACCCTCGCATTCTCGATATTGGCGCAGGTCGGGGAGGGTTCGTGATGGCCGCCCGCGCGCTTGGCTGCGATGCGCTCGGCGTCGACATGGAGCCGACGGCGCCAGAACTATGGCGCTCTCGCGGCGTCTGGTCAGTGCTCGGGAGAGCACCTGAACTGCCGTTTGCTGATGCGTCGTTCGACGTAGTGCGTCTGAAGGAAATCATCGAGCACCTCGACGATCCGCTGGCAACAGTCCGCGCAGCTGCGCGTTTGATCGCGCCCGGGGGTTGCTTGATCGCCCACGTCCCTTCTGTCTATTCTCAGTTCTTTCCGATCGGGAACTTCTGGGACGACTACACGCATGTACGTCCATTCAGCCGCACCGGCCTCGAACGCCTCTTCGCCGATGGCGGCCTGGCGGTCCTGCGGATCGAAGGTTACGTGGCCGGTCGCAGCCCGCTCGAACGGGCGGCCGGCAAGCTGCTCGCGCGCGTCCTTCCGCACACCTACCGGGTGATCGCCCGCCGCGCCGACCCGGCAGCTTCACGAGGATCGCCTTGA
- a CDS encoding glycosyltransferase family 2 protein: protein MAIAHSSGDAFERQAAEPRAAELGAPFVSIVMPCLNERETVTACVTKALGWVRQSGYAGEVVIVDNGSSDGSPELAEEAGARIVHETTRGYGAALRRGFTEARGNWLVMGDCDDTYDFSQLDDLVSPLADGYDLVVGNRFAGGIAPGAMTWSHRYIGTPAISALLKVFTGLKVGDSQCGLRAFTRDALNRLELQTDGMELASEMILKSARRGLRVMDVPVPYGERLGEAKLNTVRDGWRHLRFLLLASPNYLFTLPGIFLTLLGVLTLALALPDETVEIGDLSWQPIFAGGIFLVVGVNALLLGFASRLYTTARGITNEDSVLRFYHRYLGFEAFVGGGFVLILAGLGLDVALAIDDLAGLNRLGVAGVAQSLIVVGANVGLVGALSSMLEGER from the coding sequence ATGGCAATTGCTCACTCTTCCGGGGACGCGTTCGAGCGTCAAGCCGCGGAGCCGCGTGCGGCCGAGCTTGGGGCGCCATTCGTCTCCATCGTCATGCCCTGCCTCAACGAGCGTGAAACCGTGACGGCCTGCGTCACGAAAGCGCTCGGTTGGGTCAGGCAGAGCGGCTACGCCGGCGAAGTGGTCATCGTTGACAATGGCTCCTCCGATGGGTCACCAGAACTCGCCGAAGAGGCCGGCGCACGCATCGTACACGAGACCACGCGCGGCTACGGCGCCGCCCTTCGACGCGGGTTCACGGAAGCGCGCGGCAACTGGCTCGTCATGGGCGACTGTGATGACACGTACGACTTCTCGCAGTTGGACGACTTGGTCTCGCCGCTGGCCGACGGCTACGACCTGGTCGTCGGTAACAGGTTCGCGGGCGGTATCGCCCCGGGCGCCATGACCTGGAGTCATCGCTACATCGGCACGCCGGCGATCTCCGCGCTTCTCAAGGTGTTCACCGGCCTCAAGGTCGGCGACAGCCAGTGCGGCCTGCGGGCGTTCACCCGCGATGCGCTCAACCGGCTCGAACTGCAGACCGACGGCATGGAACTGGCATCCGAAATGATCCTCAAGTCGGCGCGCCGCGGGCTGCGCGTCATGGACGTGCCGGTGCCCTACGGCGAGCGGCTCGGCGAGGCCAAGCTCAACACCGTGCGCGACGGCTGGCGGCATCTGCGCTTCTTGCTGCTCGCGAGCCCCAACTACCTGTTCACGCTGCCAGGCATCTTCCTGACGCTGCTCGGCGTGCTCACCCTCGCGCTCGCGCTGCCCGATGAGACGGTCGAGATCGGCGACCTCTCGTGGCAACCTATCTTCGCCGGCGGCATCTTTCTCGTCGTCGGCGTGAACGCGCTGCTGCTCGGGTTCGCATCGCGACTCTATACGACGGCCCGGGGCATCACGAACGAGGATAGCGTCCTGCGCTTCTATCACCGCTACCTGGGATTCGAGGCGTTCGTCGGCGGCGGATTCGTGTTGATCCTCGCCGGACTCGGGCTGGACGTCGCACTCGCCATCGATGACCTCGCCGGGCTCAACCGGCTCGGCGTCGCCGGAGTTGCCCAGTCGTTGATCGTGGTGGGCGCCAACGTGGGACTGGTGGGCGCGCTCTCCAGCATGCTCGAGGGCGAGCGGTGA
- a CDS encoding glycosyltransferase family 39 protein, translating to MTDAQRPFMERIKTGWSPRRLGELPTAVKVSIALAIAVNLLFAFAYLWSRGGQETKVRVEVRGDEVTAWLDGKQIISETLGSMAGRGGVMIRVDPTTFIPSFPTPRGLDSLRVTDLESGEVLLEDDFSSLDPQLIQRGGAAVEDGHVGSRDLMVIGPFGAGWRDVRVEAEFDNIVGGGVMVRSDGQLNGASFNFRPYRHLDSSLQLLKDGAVVEGAAGPRLEASQGEVMRSLVAMTVRGYPMVLLAFAGLVVVVGAVLFVEVPFDMTSQRQRLRDRWRAFDRWLPLAPWIFVSLIALGAVIVTAYINTVYNDRLPHVPDEVSYIFQARTLASGRLSVPPPPVEESFNFFHPPLIAVSDGKWASIYPLGHPLVLAIGVKLGILWLMPPLVGGATLLLLFGAAKQIYNVRVGLIAVLFLAASPFFLMTASNYMSHNTAVLYVVASLFCIAHRDRHPLAMPVLAGIFFGLLLNTRPLTATALVVPFGLMLLAWLIPPDNRIAALKSIGFFVLGGAAMLLAYGLYNLGTTGDLFLAGYSTGADLNEVVGFGGAHSVGLGLQNEQTQMATLLLVFNGWPQVLGIIIVATPFIFGTRDRWDWILLACAIAVMGVYTLYEAPGLMHGPRYWYEAMPFLVLLAARGIEVLASAGARAAAGILASITGGSRRADWAGYAVVYPLVAALSLVAANDWLRGDGLDFAVDAVPRSANELQGFNGVNNNMVSAIDERDLSNALVLVETCPNWQCIGSVFWRNAPTLDGDIVYAKDLPHRNGQLFDLYPDRLVYQALYGAGEVSVYGGLPEGDSPDAEPPRAGDIPTATPEPTATPDPDIAQRNDTRRIADLERVRQGLEEYQGAHGGYPLAEGVQTLCAYPFDSACLLEEFIDLPRDPNPQGTYWYQSDGVTFVVYTSLEMPGDGSQCPDPVPPHLAQIPNLYCVRGGDAPLAEQ from the coding sequence GTGACGGACGCGCAACGCCCCTTCATGGAACGCATCAAGACCGGCTGGAGCCCGCGGCGCCTAGGGGAACTCCCTACCGCCGTGAAGGTCTCGATCGCTCTCGCTATCGCGGTCAATCTTCTCTTTGCATTCGCGTACCTCTGGAGCCGCGGCGGCCAGGAGACGAAAGTCCGCGTCGAAGTGCGCGGAGATGAAGTCACCGCGTGGCTCGACGGCAAGCAGATCATCTCCGAGACGCTGGGGTCGATGGCCGGACGCGGCGGCGTCATGATCCGTGTCGATCCGACGACGTTTATCCCCAGTTTCCCGACACCTCGCGGCCTCGACAGTCTGCGCGTGACGGATCTCGAGAGCGGCGAGGTCCTGTTGGAAGATGACTTCTCGTCGCTGGATCCGCAATTGATTCAGCGTGGCGGCGCCGCCGTCGAGGATGGGCACGTCGGCAGCCGCGACCTCATGGTCATCGGCCCGTTCGGCGCCGGCTGGCGGGATGTCCGCGTCGAAGCCGAGTTCGACAATATCGTTGGCGGCGGCGTGATGGTGCGGTCGGACGGCCAGCTCAACGGCGCCTCGTTCAATTTCCGGCCGTACCGCCACCTGGATTCCAGCCTTCAACTGCTCAAGGACGGCGCCGTGGTCGAAGGCGCCGCCGGCCCCCGTCTCGAAGCGTCGCAGGGCGAGGTCATGCGCTCGCTCGTGGCGATGACTGTCCGTGGCTATCCGATGGTGCTGCTGGCATTCGCCGGACTTGTGGTGGTCGTGGGCGCGGTGCTCTTCGTGGAAGTCCCGTTCGATATGACATCACAACGGCAACGACTGCGCGACCGCTGGCGTGCGTTCGACCGCTGGTTGCCGCTGGCGCCGTGGATCTTCGTTTCGCTGATCGCGCTTGGCGCGGTCATCGTCACCGCGTACATCAACACCGTCTACAACGATCGTCTGCCGCATGTCCCGGACGAAGTCTCGTACATCTTCCAGGCGCGCACACTGGCTTCGGGCAGGCTTTCGGTTCCGCCGCCCCCCGTGGAGGAGTCGTTCAACTTCTTTCATCCGCCGCTGATCGCCGTGTCCGATGGCAAATGGGCCAGCATCTACCCGCTCGGTCACCCGCTCGTGCTGGCGATCGGCGTGAAGCTGGGCATCCTGTGGCTGATGCCGCCGCTCGTCGGCGGCGCGACGCTGCTGTTGCTCTTCGGCGCGGCGAAGCAGATCTACAACGTGCGCGTCGGCCTGATCGCTGTGTTGTTTCTTGCGGCGTCGCCGTTTTTCCTCATGACAGCCAGCAACTACATGTCGCACAACACCGCCGTGCTGTACGTCGTCGCGAGCCTCTTCTGCATTGCACACCGCGACAGGCATCCCCTGGCGATGCCAGTCCTTGCCGGCATCTTTTTCGGTCTGCTGCTCAACACGCGCCCGCTGACTGCGACGGCACTTGTCGTGCCGTTCGGGCTGATGCTTCTTGCCTGGCTGATACCACCCGATAACCGCATCGCTGCGCTCAAGAGCATCGGGTTCTTCGTCCTCGGCGGAGCGGCGATGCTGCTGGCGTACGGTTTGTACAACCTTGGCACGACCGGCGACCTGTTCCTGGCGGGCTACTCGACGGGAGCGGACCTGAACGAAGTCGTGGGTTTCGGCGGCGCGCATTCGGTCGGACTGGGCCTGCAAAACGAACAGACGCAGATGGCGACGCTGCTGCTCGTATTCAACGGCTGGCCGCAAGTGCTGGGCATCATCATTGTGGCGACGCCGTTCATATTTGGCACGCGCGACCGCTGGGACTGGATCCTGCTGGCCTGCGCGATCGCCGTCATGGGCGTCTACACGCTGTACGAAGCGCCGGGATTGATGCACGGTCCTCGTTACTGGTACGAGGCCATGCCCTTCCTGGTGTTGCTCGCCGCACGCGGGATCGAAGTGCTCGCATCGGCTGGTGCGCGGGCCGCCGCGGGCATCCTCGCGTCCATCACGGGTGGGAGCCGGCGCGCGGACTGGGCGGGCTATGCCGTGGTCTACCCTCTGGTCGCGGCCCTCTCGCTGGTTGCCGCCAACGATTGGTTGCGGGGTGACGGACTGGACTTCGCCGTCGATGCCGTGCCGCGATCGGCGAACGAACTGCAGGGGTTCAACGGCGTCAACAATAATATGGTGAGCGCCATCGACGAACGCGACCTGAGCAACGCCCTGGTGCTCGTCGAGACGTGCCCGAATTGGCAGTGCATCGGCAGCGTCTTCTGGCGAAATGCGCCGACGCTTGACGGCGATATTGTCTATGCGAAGGACCTGCCTCACCGAAACGGTCAACTCTTCGATCTGTATCCCGATCGGCTCGTGTACCAGGCGTTGTACGGCGCCGGCGAAGTATCGGTGTATGGCGGGCTGCCCGAGGGCGATTCGCCGGATGCAGAACCGCCACGCGCCGGTGATATCCCCACCGCTACGCCGGAGCCGACGGCGACGCCAGATCCCGATATCGCGCAGCGCAACGATACGCGCCGCATCGCCGATCTCGAACGTGTCCGCCAGGGGCTCGAGGAGTACCAGGGCGCGCACGGCGGGTATCCGTTGGCGGAGGGCGTGCAGACGCTGTGCGCCTACCCGTTCGACTCCGCGTGCCTGTTGGAAGAATTCATCGATCTGCCGCGCGATCCGAACCCGCAGGGCACCTACTGGTACCAGTCAGACGGCGTGACATTCGTCGTGTACACGTCGCTCGAGATGCCCGGGGACGGGTCGCAGTGCCCCGATCCGGTGCCCCCTCACCTGGCGCAGATACCGAATCTTTACTGCGTCAGGGGCGGCGACGCCCCGTTAGCCGAGCAGTGA